Proteins co-encoded in one Natronorubrum daqingense genomic window:
- a CDS encoding DUF5789 family protein: protein MTDSTIIPHRELGVEFGELAGQLEEHSYPSTNEELVETFGEHMIELPNGAETVRDILGSFANETYESPSEARQAMFNMVGSRAIGRRYYSDRTPPALGERREDEQLSF from the coding sequence ATGACTGACAGCACCATCATCCCACACCGGGAACTTGGAGTCGAATTCGGTGAGTTAGCGGGGCAACTGGAGGAACACTCCTACCCGAGTACGAACGAGGAACTCGTCGAAACGTTCGGCGAGCATATGATCGAACTTCCGAACGGGGCAGAAACGGTCCGCGATATCCTCGGTTCGTTTGCGAACGAAACGTACGAGTCGCCGAGTGAGGCACGGCAAGCGATGTTCAACATGGTCGGTAGCCGAGCGATCGGCCGACGGTACTACTCCGATCGCACGCCGCCCGCACTGGGGGAGAGACGAGAAGACGAACAACTCTCGTTCTGA